Genomic window (Vampirovibrionales bacterium):
GCAAGAAAAGGTCGAAGGCCTGTTGGCGCGCATTGGCCTGCATCTGACTTACAGCAGCCGCTCTTACCGACCGGTTTGCTCCGATCCGGCGATTGAAATCAAGCTGCTCAAGCCTCAGAACATCCCCGCCCTTATTGCGCTGGGCCGTCACGACGCCGGTTTCAGCGGCCTCGACTGGGTGATTGAGCAGGGCCTCGAAACGCACGATAACTTGCGCGAAGTCATGGATTTAGGCTTTAACCGCGTGCGTATCGTGGCCGCCGTCCCCGAAACGCTCGCCGTGGACGAGGCTTACCGCAAGCGCCGCATCATCGTCGCGACTGAATATCCTGTCATCGCCCAGCGTTATCTGGACGCGCAGAAGCTCGACGCCGTGCTGATTAAATCTTACGGGGCCACCGAGGCCCTGCCGCCGGAAGACGCCGATATGATCATCGACAATACGTCGACCGGCTCGACGCTGGCCATGAACCGCCTGGCCATTGTCGACGAGCTGCTCAGTTCCACCACGCGCCTGCTGGCTTCTGGCGAAGCGCTGGACGATCCGGCCCGCGCCGGCAAGCTGGCGGAAATCCGCATGTTGATTCAGAGCGTGTTGAACGCCGACAAGAAAGTCCTGCTGGAAATGAACGTGGGCGCGGCGCAACTGGAAGCGCTGGTCTCGAATCTGCCGTGTATGCGCGCCCCCACCGTGTCGCCGCTGCACGATGGCGCGGGTTATGCGGTCAAGGTCGCCGTTTCCGCCGCCGAGGCGCCCCGGCTGATCCCGCAGTTGGTGAAGCTGGGGGCCAGCGATATTCTGGAGTATCGTCTGGCGAAGATCGTGCCATGACGATCGCCCCGCGCGCCGCAGTCGCCGCGATGAGCGCCTACAGCGCGCCGTTGGAAGGCCGCCGCGAGCAAATCCGGCTGGATTTTAACGAAAACACCACGGGATTTGCGCAGGCGGCGGCGCCGCTGGACGCGGCGTTTCTCGGCGCTTACCCCGAATACGACGCTTTTACCGCCGCCCTCGCAGCGTATTTCGGGCGAGAACCCCAGGAGCTGCTTCTGACCAACGGCAGCGCGGAAGCCCTGTTTTTGCTGCCCTTTGTCTTCATCGAACCGGGACGCGACGTGGCGGTGGTCTCGACGCCGACGTTTCCCGTGATTCCGCATAGTCTGGCGCTGGCAGGCGCCCGGATTCACGCCGTGCCGATGCGCGCCGATCTCACCTATGATCTGGCCGGACTGGAGCAGGCCTTGCAGACGGGCGCCAGACTCTGTACGCTCGCCACGCCGGATAACCCATCAGGCGCAACCATTGCGTCAGCGGTGATTCTGGACTGGGCGCAGCGCTTTACAGACACGCTGTTTGTCATCGACGAGGCCTATATCGAGTACGGCGGCGAGAGCGTGCTGGCGCAGGCGGGCGTCATGCCGAATCTGGTCGTGACGCGCAGTTTTTCCAAGGCCTGGGGCATGGCGGCGCTGCGCCTCGGCGTGGCGATTGGACACCCTGAGGTGATAGCGTGGCTTCGCGTGGCGCGCTCGCCCTACAGCGTCAACGCGCTGGCCGTCCAGACCGCCGGGCGCCTGCTGGAAAATCCGCAGCAGGTTGCCGATCAGGCGCAAGCGACCCTGCGCCGAAAAGCGCTTGTCCTCGCCGCAGTCGCCGAGCGCGGCTATGGCGCGATTGCCGGGGCGGCCAATTTCTTTCTGCTCAAAGTGGGTCTCGACGCCGGCGCGCTCTGCGATTTCTGTCGCGCGCGCGGCGTTTTGCTGCGCGATCGCTCATCGCTGCCGAATATGGGCGGTCTGGTGCGCGTCAGCGTCGGCACGGAGGCCGAAATGGACGCGTTTCTGGCCTGTCTGGACGCGTTTCGCGCCGAACGCGCCCTGATGTTCGATCTCGATGACACGCTGGTCGACGTCTCGCGCAGTTACGATGAAGTCGTCATGCGCGTCGTGGCGCACTTTGGCGTCGAGCGCCCTGATCGCCAAACCATTCTGGCGCTCAAGGCCGAAGGCGGCTTCAACGACGACTGGGACGCCGCCCGCGAGCTGTTGCGCCGCGCCGGCAAGGACGTCTCGCGCGAAGCGATTGTCGCACTCGCAAAACCGCTCTATCTGTCGCTGGCGCGCGATCACGAAAGCTGGCCCACGGCGCCGGAGGCCTTGCGCGCGTTCTCTAAACGCTATCGCACGCTGGTCGTCACCGGTCGCCCGCGCGACGAGTACGCCCCCGTCTGGGGCGAGCGGCTGGACGCCTGCGTCGAGCGCGTCTTCTGCCAGGATGACTTCGACGGCGCGGGCTCCGCGCTGCCGCGTAAACCGGCGCCCGATCTGCTGAAAGCCGCCATGGCGGCGCGCGGCGTCTGCGGCGGCGCGTATGTCGGCAATTCCGTCGATGATATGGCGGCGGCGCGCGCGGCGGGACTGCGCGCGTGGGGCGTGGCGACGACCCATTCGCCAGAAGCCCTGGCGCAAGCGGGCGCTGAGCGCGTGTTTCAATCGATTCCCCAACTTCAAGAGGCTTTGATGATATGACGTCTCCTTCAGCGCAGAGTTCGGCTCGCGCCGCCAGCGTCTCGCGCGTCAGCCGCGAAACCCGCGTTCAGGTCACGTTTGAGGCGGACGCCGCGCGCGCGCCTCACATCCAGACGCCGTTGCCGTTTTTCAGTCATATGCTGGACGCGTTTGCCTGCCATGGCCGTTTTGGCTTGAGCGTCGAGGCGTCTGGCGACATTGAAGTGGATCCGCACCACCTGATGGAAGACGTCGGCATTGTCCTGGGGCAAGCCATTGCGCAGGCGCTCGACGGCTATAAAGGCATTGCCCGCGCGGGCTGCTTCGCCTTTCCCATGGATGGCTCGCTGGCGCTGGTCGCCCTCGATCTGTGCGGGCGGCCAAATCTTACCTGGAACGTCCCGCTGGGCGCGCTGCCGGTCGGCGCGCTGGACCCGCACCTGTTCCGCGAATTCTTCAAGGGCCTGATCGACGGCATGCGGGCAACGGCGCATCTGCATGTGCCATGCCATGACAACGATCACCATGTTCTCGAAGCGCTCTTTAAGGCGTTCGCCCGCGCGCTGCGCCAGGCGGCTGGTCGTATTGAGCCGGGCGACGCGCTCAGCGGCGCCCTTAGCACCAAAGGTATGTTAGACGCATGAGCAGCCCCCCCCAAATTGAGCTGATTGACTACGGCGGCGGCAACATCGCCAGCGTCATGCGGGCGCTGGAGCGACTCTCGGTCTCTTACGTCAAAGTCGGCCCGGATCTCTTGCCCAGCGGGCGCCGTCCATTGATCCTGCCTGGGGTGGGCGCATTTGGCGCGACGATGGCCGGCTTGCGCCGAGGCGGCCTACATTCGCGTCTGGTTGAATTGCTCGGGCGCGGCGTTCCGTATCTGGGCATCTGCGTGGGCTTGCAGATTCTGTTTGAAAAAAGCGCCGAGTCCGAAGGCACGCCGGGCCTAGGGATTCTCTGCGGGGAAGTCGCGCGGCTGACGCATCGCAAAATTCCGCAGATTGGCTGGAATCGCTTGCGCGCGGTCAACGACCCGGACGCGCCCGAAGGCGAAGCCTATTTCGTCAATTCGTTTGCGGCCCGTCCCGCCGATCCCGGGATCACGCTGTACGAAAGCGACTACGGCGGCCCGTTCTGCGCCGCCATCCAGCGTCAAAACGTGACCGGATTCCAGTTTCACCCGGAAAAAAGCGGTCCTTTCGGCCATGAGCTATTGCGGAGGTGGCTGGATGCTGTGTAAACGGATTATCCCGTGTCTGGACGTCGCCGATGGACGCACGGTGAAAGGCGTTCAGTTCCAGAATCTGCGCGATATCGGCGATCCGGTGGAACTGGCGCTGATTTATCAGGATCAGGGCGCTGACGAGTTGTTGTTTCTGGACATTTCGGCGTCGCACGAAGGCCGTGAGACGATGTTTCACGTCGTGGAAGCCGTCGCCCGCCGTCTGATGATCCCGTTTACCGTCGGCGGCGGCGTTACGACGCTTGCGCAGGCCAAGCGCCTGCTGGCCAGCGGCGCCGATAAGGTCTCCATCAACACCGGCGCGCTGCGCAATCCGTCGCTGATTCGCGATATCGCCGAAGAGTGCGGCTCGCAATGCTGCGTGCTGGCCATCGACGCGCGGCGCAAACAACCCGCCATCGCCGGAGCCGCTGCGCCGCGTCCGCCTGTGCCGCCGCCGCCCGTCTGGGAAGCGCTCACGCACGGGGGCCGCTCGGTCGGCCACCCCGACGCCTTTGTATGGGCGCGCGAAGCCGTGAACCTCGGCGCCGGCGAAATTCTGCTGACGTCCTGGGATCAGGACGGCACGCTGGCCGGCTTTGATCTGGCGTTGACCCGTCAATTCGCCGAGAATCTGCCGATCCCGGTCATCGCTTCGGGCGGCGGGGGCGGGCCTGCCTCTTTTGTCGACGTGTTTTGCGCAGGCGGCGCCGATGCCGCGCTGGCCGCCAGCATCTTTCATGACAACCAATGGACGGTCGACTCGCTCAAACGCGAGATCGTCCGCCTCAACCCGGAGGCGATCGCAATTCGATTATGATGATCCCCAGCATCGACCTGATGAATGGCCGCGCCGTGCAATTGCGCCAGGGCAAAACGCACGTGCTGACCGATGAGCGCGATCCCATTGCGCTGGCCCGCGAATTTAACCGTTACGGCGAAATCGCCGTCATCGATCTCGACGCCGCCCTGGGCAAAGGCGACAATCTGGCGCTGATTAAACAAATCTGCCGCGTGGCGGACGTGCGCGCAGGCGGCGGCGTTCGCACGGTGGAGCGCGCCAACGCCTTACTGCGCGCAGGCGCCCAACGCATCATTGTGGGAACCGCCGCCACCCCGGAATTTTTAAGCCAGCTTCCCAAGGCGCGCGTGATGGTCGCGCTGGATCACCGCCATGGCGAGGTGGTGGATCTAGGCTGGACGCACGGATCCGGGCAGACGGTCAGCGAACGGGCGCTGGCGCTGGCCGATCATTGCAGCGCGTACCTCTGTACATTTGTGACCGAAGAAGGCTGCATGACGGGTCTGCCCGTCGATGAGGCCCAAGCCATTCAGGCCGTGGCCCCGCATCCGCTGACGGTGGCCGGCGGCGTGGCCAGCACCGACGAAGTCATTGCTCTCTCACGGATGGGACTCGACGTTCAGGTCGGCATGGCGCTCTATACCGGCCAGCTCGACCCGGCGGCGGCGGTCATTGGCGCGCTGGATTTTGACAAGCAACCGCTGATTCCTACCATCGTGGAAGACGAAGCCGGGCAGACGCTGATGCTGGCCTACAGCACGCCGGAATCGCTTCGCAAATCGCTGGAAAACGGCCATGGCGTTTATTACAGCCGCAGCCGACAAAAGCTCTGGCGCAAAGGCGAAACCTCCGGTCACCAGCAAGAACTGCTCGCCTGCCGCACCGATTGCGATCGCGATACGCTGCTGTTTACCGTGCGTCAATCCGGTCCCGCCTGTCATACGCACGCTTATAGCTGCTTTGGATCCGGGCAGCGAAACCGACGCTTTTCACTCCCGGCCTTGTTTGAGATTCTGCGCGATCGCATGGCGCATCCGCCTGCCGGATCGTACACGGCCAGGCTCTTTGCGGATCCTGAGCTCCTGGCCGCCAAAATCATGGAAGAAGCCCAGGAGGCCATTGAGGCGCGCGAGCGCGACGACGTGATCTGGGAAATCGCCGACGCCGTGTTCTTCCTCAGCGCGCTGGCCGTGCGCGAAGGGCTCGACTGGCGCGACATTGAAGCCGAACTCGGCGGACGCCATAAATGATCCCGATGCTCGCAGGCGAGGCGGCCCAAGCGTTTCTGCGCGATAAGACCCGCCGCGACGCGCCCGACGACGCCGCCTGTCAACGCGAACGCGCCGTCGCCGACATTCTGGCCGAGGTCGCCGCAGACGGCGATGCCGCGTTAACGCGTCTGGCTGAACGCTTCGGCGATCCCTCGCCCCTGATGCTGCCCGGCGACGACCCGCAGGTGATGGCTGCTGGCGACGCGCTTTGCCCCGACGTGCGACGCGCGATGACATTTGCCGCCGACAATATCCGGGAGTTTGCGCACGCCGTGATGCGCGCCGCGCAGCCTGTCGAGCAGCATCGCGAAGGATTTGCCGCAGGCCTGCGCTGGCAGCCCGTGGCGAGCGCCGCCTGCTATGTTCCCGGCGGGCGTTACCCGCTGCCTTCCACGGCGTTGATGACGGCGCTCACCGCGCAAGTCGCGGGCGTGCCCGATATCACGCTGGTTTCGCCCCAACTCTCGCCCGCCGTGCTCTACGCAGGGCGTCTGGCAGGAGTGCGCCGCTACTGGCGAATGGGCGGCGCTCAGGCCGTGGCCGCGCTCGCCTATGGCACGCCGCGCATCGCGGCGGTTGATATCGTCGTCGGTCCCGGCAACGCGTACGTGACCGAGGCCAAGCGTCAATTACAGGGCGTCATCGGCATCGACATGCTGGCCGGGCCCAGCGAGGTAGTCGTGATTGCTGATGCCGGGGCCAACCCGCGCTGGGTCGCGCTCGATTTGCTCGCGCAAGCCGAACATGATCCCGATGCGCGCGCCTATCTGCTCAGCGACGATCCGGCCATGACGCGCGCCGTGGCCCAGGCGCTGGCGATGGTCGTCGCCGAGCTGGCGCCGCCGCCGTTTGTGGCGCAATCGCTTGCGGCCAGCGCCTTGCTGACGCTGGCGGATTTACCCGCCTGTATCGCCGCCTGCAATCAACTGGCGCCCGAGCACGTCAGCGTGCAAACCCGCGACCCGGATGCGGTGGCCGCGTCGTTGACGGCTTACGGCGCGCTGTTTCTGGGCGACGCCAGCACGGTGCCTTACGGCGATTACGTGGCCGGGCCCAATCACACGCTTCCCACGGCGCGGCGCGCCCGTTTCAGCGGGGGGCTCACGCCGTTTACCTTTTTGCGCCCCCAGTCGTGGATCCGCGCCGACGCCGGGCGTCCTGAGCTGCCGCAGCCCACGGCGCAACTGGCGACGCTGGAAGGCCTCAGCGCCCATGCGGCCGCCGCCCGCGCGCGATGGACGCCATCCGGCGATCGGGCCGCAGGGAGCCCCTCCGAATGAGAATTCCCCTTGCAATGTCCCGCTCTTTTCTCTACAGTGGGGCTCCATAAAATTCAACTCACTAGCATCATTTGAAGTCTTTTCTTGTTCATGTCATCAGCCAACGGTTAAGAATATCCGGCGTTGCTGCCTTCGCGCAGGCGCCGCTTAAGGAGGAATCCCCGATGAACGTCGGCGCGCCGCGCTTTGGCGGTAGTTTTGCAGTTTTTCACCCCCATACCGATGAGGCTTCAAACGCACTCAATCCTCGCACGCTTTTAACGATGCAAACCCATTGGGGCTGGGAAAAGGACGCCGACATCACGCAAAAAGGCCTTTGCGACAGACAATCCAACCAATACCGATCAAAAGCCGACGTCTTTGAAATGGGCGTTCGCATCGATCCGCCCCAAAATGCAACGCCTAAACAAATCCGGGACGCTCAAAGGCGGGAAAAACAGTATACGGATCAATTGAAAGCGTTCTTGAAAGAAAACGGGGTTCAATTCCCGGATTTTTCCCAAGTTCCGGCCTCTGCGCCAGTCGCTCACATAGACACTAAGCGCGCAGCAGGCGGCAAAACCGGGTAGACGCGCACGGGGCGAGCGCCTGCGTCAATGCCAGGCGGCGTTGACCAGTTGCATCAAGGCGGCGTTGGCCTTGACGTCGCTCACGTCGGTGATGACAATGCCCTGACTGGCGGCGTAACTGCTCATGGATTGCGCCAGCGCGTTGATATCGCTGGCCGTGAGGAAGCTGCCCGCGCTGGTCTGGACGCGCTCCAGTCCTTGAGTGGGTTGGTTTTCCACCGTCACGCGATCGGAACCCGCCCCGTAGGCAATCTGTAAGGTGTTGTCTTTGAGCCAGAAGGCGATGCTGTTTTTATCGACGGTGGCCCCAAAGACAGCCTTGTCAACTTCTTTAGTCGAGGTATAGCTGTCACGGATGACGTCGACCCCATCGCCGGCATTCAACTGATAGGTATCCGCGCCCGCCCCGCCGATGAGGATATCCTGACCCGCGCCGCCGGTCAGCGTATCAGAGCCGGCGCCGCCGTCCAGCGTATTGTTGCCGGCATTGCCGGTGATGACGTTACTGGCCGTGTTCCCGGTGGCGTTCAATGCGTTGACGCCCAGCAGGGTTAAATTTTCCACGTTGGCGCCCAGCGTATAGGAGATTGAGGCGCGCACGGTATCGGTTCCCTGACCCGCGGTTTCGCTCACAACATCCCCGGCGTTATCCACCACATACGTATCGTTGCCCGAGCCGCCGACAAGCGTATCGGCGCCCAGACCGCCATCGAGCGTATCATTGCCAGAACCGCCGCTGAGGGTATTGGCTCCGGCATTGCCGGTTAAGACGTTATTGAGGGTATTACCAGTTCCGTTGAGATTGGCGGATCCCAGCAGCGTCAGGTTTTCAACGTTGGCGCCCAGCGTATAGGAAAGGCTGGATTGCACCGTATCCGTGCCCTGACTGGCGCTTTCGGTCACAACATCGCCGGCATTATCCACCACATAGGTGTCGTTACCTGAGCCGCCGATGAGCGTATCGGCGCCCGCGCCGCCATCGAGCGTATCATTGCCCGAACCGCCGTTAAGGGTATTGGCCCCGGCATTGCCGATTAAAACGTTATCGACGGTATTACCGGTTCCATTGAGATTACTTGACCCGAGCAGTGTCAGATTTTCGACATTGGCGCCTAGCGTATAACTGATTGACGCGCGCACCGTATCGGCGCCCTGATTCGCGCTTTCGGTGACGATGTCGCCCGCGTTGTCCACGACGTAGACGTCGTCTCCCAGCCCGCCGGTCAATCTGTCGGCCCCCGCGCCGCCATCGAGCGTATCATTGCCCGCGCCGCCATCCAGCGTATTGACGCCTGCGTTACCGATAATCACGTTATTCAGCGCGTTGCCGGTTCCATTGAGATTACTTGATCCCAGCAGCGTCAGATTCTCGACGTTGGCGCCCAGCGTATACGAGATGCTGGATTGCACCGTATCAATGCCCGCATTGGCAGCTTCGTTTACCACGTCGCCCGCGTTATCGACGATATAGACGTCATTGCCCGCGCCGCCGCTGAGCGTATCGGCGCCCAGACCGCCATCGAGCGTATCATTGCCAGAGCCGGCTACGATCGCGTTGTTCAGATCGTTGCCCACGCCGACCAGCCCGGAGGGGACTCCCAGCGCCATGGCGCCGCCGTTTGGAATCACTCCCAGAATCAGATTTTCGACGTTGGCCGCCAACGTGTAGTTGACGGTGGCGTAAATAGTGTCGTTGCCGCCGCCGACATCTTCCTGAACGACATCATTGAGGTCATCGACGCCATAGATGTCATCGCCCGCGCCGCCGATCAGGATATCGGCGCCTTCGCCGCCATCCAGCGTATCGTTGCCCGCAAAGCCGGTGAGGGTATTGGCGCCCGCATTGCCAATGAGATAATTGTCCAGCTCGTTGCCATTGCCATTCAGGGCGTCTACGCCCAGCAGCGTGAGGTTTTCGACGTTGGCCCCCAACGTATACGTGAAATTAACCTGAACGGTATCAACGCCCTCATCGAGCTTTTCCACCACGAGATCGCCGGCGTTATCCACGACATACGTATCGTTACCCAGACCGCCATAGAGTTTATCGAGTCCCAGGCCGCCGTTAAGCGTATCGTTACCGGCAGCGCCGGAGAGAATATCGTTGCCCGCGCCGCCATTGAGAACATTATCGCCCGCATTGCCCAGCAGCGAGTTATTCAGCGCGTTACCGGTCCCGTCCAGATTGTCCGCGCCCAGCAGGGTCAGGTTTTCCAGATTGGCGCCCAGCGTATAGTTTATCAGGGCCTGAACCGTGTCGCGCCCTTCGCCGACGTTCTCAGTGACCACGTCGCCCGCGTTATCCACGACATAGGTATCGTCGCCCACGCCGCCGATCAGCGTATCGGCGCCGGCCAGACCATTGAGCACATCGTTGCCCGCGCCGCCGGACAGCGTATTGACGCCCGCGTTGCCAATGAGGTAATTGGACAGCGCATTGCCCGTGCCGTTGAGATTAGCGCTTCCCAGCAGGGTCAGGACTTCGACGTTATCGGAAAGCGTGTAGCTCACCAGCGCGTTGATCGTATCGCGGCCTTCGCCCGCAGATTCAATCACCACGTCGGCGGCGTTATCCACGACGTATAAATCGTCGC
Coding sequences:
- a CDS encoding ATP phosphoribosyltransferase; amino-acid sequence: MTPLLKLVIPKGRLQEKVEGLLARIGLHLTYSSRSYRPVCSDPAIEIKLLKPQNIPALIALGRHDAGFSGLDWVIEQGLETHDNLREVMDLGFNRVRIVAAVPETLAVDEAYRKRRIIVATEYPVIAQRYLDAQKLDAVLIKSYGATEALPPEDADMIIDNTSTGSTLAMNRLAIVDELLSSTTRLLASGEALDDPARAGKLAEIRMLIQSVLNADKKVLLEMNVGAAQLEALVSNLPCMRAPTVSPLHDGAGYAVKVAVSAAEAPRLIPQLVKLGASDILEYRLAKIVP
- a CDS encoding aminotransferase class I/II-fold pyridoxal phosphate-dependent enzyme, which gives rise to MTIAPRAAVAAMSAYSAPLEGRREQIRLDFNENTTGFAQAAAPLDAAFLGAYPEYDAFTAALAAYFGREPQELLLTNGSAEALFLLPFVFIEPGRDVAVVSTPTFPVIPHSLALAGARIHAVPMRADLTYDLAGLEQALQTGARLCTLATPDNPSGATIASAVILDWAQRFTDTLFVIDEAYIEYGGESVLAQAGVMPNLVVTRSFSKAWGMAALRLGVAIGHPEVIAWLRVARSPYSVNALAVQTAGRLLENPQQVADQAQATLRRKALVLAAVAERGYGAIAGAANFFLLKVGLDAGALCDFCRARGVLLRDRSSLPNMGGLVRVSVGTEAEMDAFLACLDAFRAERALMFDLDDTLVDVSRSYDEVVMRVVAHFGVERPDRQTILALKAEGGFNDDWDAARELLRRAGKDVSREAIVALAKPLYLSLARDHESWPTAPEALRAFSKRYRTLVVTGRPRDEYAPVWGERLDACVERVFCQDDFDGAGSALPRKPAPDLLKAAMAARGVCGGAYVGNSVDDMAAARAAGLRAWGVATTHSPEALAQAGAERVFQSIPQLQEALMI
- a CDS encoding imidazoleglycerol-phosphate dehydratase yields the protein MTSPSAQSSARAASVSRVSRETRVQVTFEADAARAPHIQTPLPFFSHMLDAFACHGRFGLSVEASGDIEVDPHHLMEDVGIVLGQAIAQALDGYKGIARAGCFAFPMDGSLALVALDLCGRPNLTWNVPLGALPVGALDPHLFREFFKGLIDGMRATAHLHVPCHDNDHHVLEALFKAFARALRQAAGRIEPGDALSGALSTKGMLDA
- the hisH gene encoding imidazole glycerol phosphate synthase subunit HisH, whose translation is MSSPPQIELIDYGGGNIASVMRALERLSVSYVKVGPDLLPSGRRPLILPGVGAFGATMAGLRRGGLHSRLVELLGRGVPYLGICVGLQILFEKSAESEGTPGLGILCGEVARLTHRKIPQIGWNRLRAVNDPDAPEGEAYFVNSFAARPADPGITLYESDYGGPFCAAIQRQNVTGFQFHPEKSGPFGHELLRRWLDAV
- the hisF gene encoding imidazole glycerol phosphate synthase subunit HisF, which codes for MLCKRIIPCLDVADGRTVKGVQFQNLRDIGDPVELALIYQDQGADELLFLDISASHEGRETMFHVVEAVARRLMIPFTVGGGVTTLAQAKRLLASGADKVSINTGALRNPSLIRDIAEECGSQCCVLAIDARRKQPAIAGAAAPRPPVPPPPVWEALTHGGRSVGHPDAFVWAREAVNLGAGEILLTSWDQDGTLAGFDLALTRQFAENLPIPVIASGGGGGPASFVDVFCAGGADAALAASIFHDNQWTVDSLKREIVRLNPEAIAIRL
- the hisE gene encoding phosphoribosyl-ATP diphosphatase, with the translated sequence MMIPSIDLMNGRAVQLRQGKTHVLTDERDPIALAREFNRYGEIAVIDLDAALGKGDNLALIKQICRVADVRAGGGVRTVERANALLRAGAQRIIVGTAATPEFLSQLPKARVMVALDHRHGEVVDLGWTHGSGQTVSERALALADHCSAYLCTFVTEEGCMTGLPVDEAQAIQAVAPHPLTVAGGVASTDEVIALSRMGLDVQVGMALYTGQLDPAAAVIGALDFDKQPLIPTIVEDEAGQTLMLAYSTPESLRKSLENGHGVYYSRSRQKLWRKGETSGHQQELLACRTDCDRDTLLFTVRQSGPACHTHAYSCFGSGQRNRRFSLPALFEILRDRMAHPPAGSYTARLFADPELLAAKIMEEAQEAIEARERDDVIWEIADAVFFLSALAVREGLDWRDIEAELGGRHK
- the hisD gene encoding histidinol dehydrogenase, translated to MIPMLAGEAAQAFLRDKTRRDAPDDAACQRERAVADILAEVAADGDAALTRLAERFGDPSPLMLPGDDPQVMAAGDALCPDVRRAMTFAADNIREFAHAVMRAAQPVEQHREGFAAGLRWQPVASAACYVPGGRYPLPSTALMTALTAQVAGVPDITLVSPQLSPAVLYAGRLAGVRRYWRMGGAQAVAALAYGTPRIAAVDIVVGPGNAYVTEAKRQLQGVIGIDMLAGPSEVVVIADAGANPRWVALDLLAQAEHDPDARAYLLSDDPAMTRAVAQALAMVVAELAPPPFVAQSLAASALLTLADLPACIAACNQLAPEHVSVQTRDPDAVAASLTAYGALFLGDASTVPYGDYVAGPNHTLPTARRARFSGGLTPFTFLRPQSWIRADAGRPELPQPTAQLATLEGLSAHAAAARARWTPSGDRAAGSPSE
- a CDS encoding calcium-binding protein; its protein translation is MVAIVQGTAFEDELQGGDHGNLILGGDSADLLLGGLSNDTLNGGRGADRMQGGLGNDVYYVDEAGDVIVENADAGLDTVRSSISYTLGANLENLILEGTANLNGTGNAQNNALIGNAGANTLSGGAGNDVLNGLAGADTLIGGLGNDVYVVDNAGDVVIENADEGRDTVNALVDYTLGANVENLTLLGTANLNGSGNALANYLIGNAGANTLSGGAGNDVLNGMKGADTLIGGLGDDLYVVDDAGDVVSENVGEGRDTINALVDYTLSDNVENLTLIGTLNLSGTGNDLNNSLVGNVGANTLSGGAGNDVLNGLAGADTLIGGLGDDLYVVDNAADVVIESAGEGRDTINALVSYTLSDNVEVLTLLGSANLNGTGNALSNYLIGNAGVNTLSGGAGNDVLNGLAGADTLIGGVGDDTYVVDNAGDVVTENVGEGRDTVQALINYTLGANLENLTLLGADNLDGTGNALNNSLLGNAGDNVLNGGAGNDILSGAAGNDTLNGGLGLDKLYGGLGNDTYVVDNAGDLVVEKLDEGVDTVQVNFTYTLGANVENLTLLGVDALNGNGNELDNYLIGNAGANTLTGFAGNDTLDGGEGADILIGGAGDDIYGVDDLNDVVQEDVGGGNDTIYATVNYTLAANVENLILGVIPNGGAMALGVPSGLVGVGNDLNNAIVAGSGNDTLDGGLGADTLSGGAGNDVYIVDNAGDVVNEAANAGIDTVQSSISYTLGANVENLTLLGSSNLNGTGNALNNVIIGNAGVNTLDGGAGNDTLDGGAGADRLTGGLGDDVYVVDNAGDIVTESANQGADTVRASISYTLGANVENLTLLGSSNLNGTGNTVDNVLIGNAGANTLNGGSGNDTLDGGAGADTLIGGSGNDTYVVDNAGDVVTESASQGTDTVQSSLSYTLGANVENLTLLGSANLNGTGNTLNNVLTGNAGANTLSGGSGNDTLDGGLGADTLVGGSGNDTYVVDNAGDVVSETAGQGTDTVRASISYTLGANVENLTLLGVNALNATGNTASNVITGNAGNNTLDGGAGSDTLTGGAGQDILIGGAGADTYQLNAGDGVDVIRDSYTSTKEVDKAVFGATVDKNSIAFWLKDNTLQIAYGAGSDRVTVENQPTQGLERVQTSAGSFLTASDINALAQSMSSYAASQGIVITDVSDVKANAALMQLVNAAWH